In a genomic window of Chrysemys picta bellii isolate R12L10 chromosome 1, ASM1138683v2, whole genome shotgun sequence:
- the GPR12 gene encoding G-protein coupled receptor 12 isoform X2, whose amino-acid sequence MHQAPRSGASAEGIAPALPTAQPGAGTAAPSPCLCSANNEPAGSSLPCCIERTWRPASSSRGEAKTGVKMNEDLKVNLSWLPQDHLEASSPENISTAVSSLIPVVDPEPELIVNPWDIVLCTSGTLISCENAIVVLIIFQNPNLRAPMFLLIGSLALADLLAGIGLIINFIFAYLLQSEATKLVTIGLIVASFSASVCSLLAITVDRYLSLYYALTYNSERTVTFTYIMLILLWGASICIGLLPIMGWNCLKDESTCSVIRPLTKNNAAILSVSFLLMFALMLQLYIQICKIVMRHAHQIALQHHFLATSHYVTTRKGVSTLAIILGTFAACWMPFTLYSLIADYTYPSIYTYATLLPATYNSIINPVIYAFRNQEIQKAFWLICCGCIPSSLSQRARSPSDV is encoded by the exons ATGCACCAGGCACCGCGTTCAGGGGCCAGCGCAGAGGGGATTGCACCTGCGCTCCCTACTGCACAGCCAGGAGCTGGTACTGCCGCCCCCTCCCCGTGTCTGTGCAGTGCAAACAATGAGCCTGCCGGGAGCAGCCTGCCCTGCTGCATAGAAAGGACCTGGAGACCAGCCTCCTCCAGCAGGGGAGAAGCCAAG ACAGGGGTTAAAATGAATGAAGATCTGAAGGTTAATTTAAGCTGGCTGCCTCAAGATCACTTAGAAGCCAGCTCTCCAGAGAATATCTCAACTGCAGTCTCCTCCCTGATTCCTGTCGTAGACCCAGAACCAGAGCTCATAGTAAACCCCTGGGACATTGTTTTGTGTACTTCAGGAACCCTTATCTCCTGTGAAAATGCCATTGTGGTCCTTATCATTTTCCAAAATCCTAATCTTCGTGCCCCCATGTTCCTTCTGATAGGCAGCCTGGCACTTGCAGACCTCttagcaggaattggattgatcaTCAATTTTATTTTTGCCTATCTTCTACAATCAGAAGCTACAAAACTGGTCACTATTGGACTGAttgttgcctctttctctgcatCTGTCTGCAGCTTGCTGGCTATTACTGTTGATCGTTACCTCTCATTGtattatgctttgacttataattcAGAAAGGACTGTCACTTTTACTTATATCATGCTTATTTTGCTCTGGGGAGCATCTATCTGTATTGGACTGCTGCCTATAATGGGCTGGAACTGCCTCAAAGATGAATCCACCTGCAGTGTTATCAGACCGCTCACTAAAAATAATGCAGCTATCCTTTCAGTCTCTTTCTTGCTCATGTTTGCTCTCATGCTGCAGCTCTACATTCAAATTTGTAAAATTGTGATGCGCCATGCCCATCAGATTGCCTTGCAACACCATTTCCTGGCCACATCCCATTATGTGACCACCCGAAAAGGAGTGTCTACTTTGGCCATTATTTTGGGGACCTTTGCTGCTTGTTGGATGCCTTTTACACTCTATTCTTTAATAGCAGATTACACGTATCCTTCAATATATACCTATGCCACTCTCCTGCCAGCCACCTACAATTCCATCATCAATCCTGTAATATATGCTTTTagaaaccaggaaatacaaaaaGCATTTTGGCTCATCTGCTGTGGCTGTATCCCTTCTAGCCTGTCTCAAAGAGCAAGATCACCTAGTGATGTTTGA
- the GPR12 gene encoding G-protein coupled receptor 12 isoform X1: MHQAPRSGASAEGIAPALPTAQPGAGTAAPSPCLCSANNEPAGSSLPCCIERTWRPASSSRGEAKKTGVKMNEDLKVNLSWLPQDHLEASSPENISTAVSSLIPVVDPEPELIVNPWDIVLCTSGTLISCENAIVVLIIFQNPNLRAPMFLLIGSLALADLLAGIGLIINFIFAYLLQSEATKLVTIGLIVASFSASVCSLLAITVDRYLSLYYALTYNSERTVTFTYIMLILLWGASICIGLLPIMGWNCLKDESTCSVIRPLTKNNAAILSVSFLLMFALMLQLYIQICKIVMRHAHQIALQHHFLATSHYVTTRKGVSTLAIILGTFAACWMPFTLYSLIADYTYPSIYTYATLLPATYNSIINPVIYAFRNQEIQKAFWLICCGCIPSSLSQRARSPSDV, translated from the exons ATGCACCAGGCACCGCGTTCAGGGGCCAGCGCAGAGGGGATTGCACCTGCGCTCCCTACTGCACAGCCAGGAGCTGGTACTGCCGCCCCCTCCCCGTGTCTGTGCAGTGCAAACAATGAGCCTGCCGGGAGCAGCCTGCCCTGCTGCATAGAAAGGACCTGGAGACCAGCCTCCTCCAGCAGGGGAGAAGCCAAG AAGACAGGGGTTAAAATGAATGAAGATCTGAAGGTTAATTTAAGCTGGCTGCCTCAAGATCACTTAGAAGCCAGCTCTCCAGAGAATATCTCAACTGCAGTCTCCTCCCTGATTCCTGTCGTAGACCCAGAACCAGAGCTCATAGTAAACCCCTGGGACATTGTTTTGTGTACTTCAGGAACCCTTATCTCCTGTGAAAATGCCATTGTGGTCCTTATCATTTTCCAAAATCCTAATCTTCGTGCCCCCATGTTCCTTCTGATAGGCAGCCTGGCACTTGCAGACCTCttagcaggaattggattgatcaTCAATTTTATTTTTGCCTATCTTCTACAATCAGAAGCTACAAAACTGGTCACTATTGGACTGAttgttgcctctttctctgcatCTGTCTGCAGCTTGCTGGCTATTACTGTTGATCGTTACCTCTCATTGtattatgctttgacttataattcAGAAAGGACTGTCACTTTTACTTATATCATGCTTATTTTGCTCTGGGGAGCATCTATCTGTATTGGACTGCTGCCTATAATGGGCTGGAACTGCCTCAAAGATGAATCCACCTGCAGTGTTATCAGACCGCTCACTAAAAATAATGCAGCTATCCTTTCAGTCTCTTTCTTGCTCATGTTTGCTCTCATGCTGCAGCTCTACATTCAAATTTGTAAAATTGTGATGCGCCATGCCCATCAGATTGCCTTGCAACACCATTTCCTGGCCACATCCCATTATGTGACCACCCGAAAAGGAGTGTCTACTTTGGCCATTATTTTGGGGACCTTTGCTGCTTGTTGGATGCCTTTTACACTCTATTCTTTAATAGCAGATTACACGTATCCTTCAATATATACCTATGCCACTCTCCTGCCAGCCACCTACAATTCCATCATCAATCCTGTAATATATGCTTTTagaaaccaggaaatacaaaaaGCATTTTGGCTCATCTGCTGTGGCTGTATCCCTTCTAGCCTGTCTCAAAGAGCAAGATCACCTAGTGATGTTTGA
- the GPR12 gene encoding G-protein coupled receptor 12 isoform X3: protein MNEDLKVNLSWLPQDHLEASSPENISTAVSSLIPVVDPEPELIVNPWDIVLCTSGTLISCENAIVVLIIFQNPNLRAPMFLLIGSLALADLLAGIGLIINFIFAYLLQSEATKLVTIGLIVASFSASVCSLLAITVDRYLSLYYALTYNSERTVTFTYIMLILLWGASICIGLLPIMGWNCLKDESTCSVIRPLTKNNAAILSVSFLLMFALMLQLYIQICKIVMRHAHQIALQHHFLATSHYVTTRKGVSTLAIILGTFAACWMPFTLYSLIADYTYPSIYTYATLLPATYNSIINPVIYAFRNQEIQKAFWLICCGCIPSSLSQRARSPSDV, encoded by the coding sequence ATGAATGAAGATCTGAAGGTTAATTTAAGCTGGCTGCCTCAAGATCACTTAGAAGCCAGCTCTCCAGAGAATATCTCAACTGCAGTCTCCTCCCTGATTCCTGTCGTAGACCCAGAACCAGAGCTCATAGTAAACCCCTGGGACATTGTTTTGTGTACTTCAGGAACCCTTATCTCCTGTGAAAATGCCATTGTGGTCCTTATCATTTTCCAAAATCCTAATCTTCGTGCCCCCATGTTCCTTCTGATAGGCAGCCTGGCACTTGCAGACCTCttagcaggaattggattgatcaTCAATTTTATTTTTGCCTATCTTCTACAATCAGAAGCTACAAAACTGGTCACTATTGGACTGAttgttgcctctttctctgcatCTGTCTGCAGCTTGCTGGCTATTACTGTTGATCGTTACCTCTCATTGtattatgctttgacttataattcAGAAAGGACTGTCACTTTTACTTATATCATGCTTATTTTGCTCTGGGGAGCATCTATCTGTATTGGACTGCTGCCTATAATGGGCTGGAACTGCCTCAAAGATGAATCCACCTGCAGTGTTATCAGACCGCTCACTAAAAATAATGCAGCTATCCTTTCAGTCTCTTTCTTGCTCATGTTTGCTCTCATGCTGCAGCTCTACATTCAAATTTGTAAAATTGTGATGCGCCATGCCCATCAGATTGCCTTGCAACACCATTTCCTGGCCACATCCCATTATGTGACCACCCGAAAAGGAGTGTCTACTTTGGCCATTATTTTGGGGACCTTTGCTGCTTGTTGGATGCCTTTTACACTCTATTCTTTAATAGCAGATTACACGTATCCTTCAATATATACCTATGCCACTCTCCTGCCAGCCACCTACAATTCCATCATCAATCCTGTAATATATGCTTTTagaaaccaggaaatacaaaaaGCATTTTGGCTCATCTGCTGTGGCTGTATCCCTTCTAGCCTGTCTCAAAGAGCAAGATCACCTAGTGATGTTTGA